The Brevibacillus humidisoli DNA segment TCGAGGTGAGCGATGTAAAAGTGAAAGAAACCAGTACAGAAGAAATCGTGCGCAACATCTACTCGGTCACAAGTGAGGTCGCCGTTCATGCTTAGGTTGTACGCAGAGTTGATCCGCATCCGGTTTCTCACCTTGCTCGCCTACCGAGTCAATTACTACAGCGGCATCATTATCTACGGGATCAATATCGGAGCTTACTACTTCCTCTGGAATGCCATCTACTCTGGCCAGCAAACCCTGGCAGGGATGTCAGTGGAACAGATGACGGTGTATGTCTCCATCGCCTGGATGTCACGCGCTTTTTATTTTAACAACATCGATTTTGAGATTGCCCAGGACGTGCGCGAGGGAAAAGTGGCAATCGAGATGATCCGCCCCTACCGGTACCTGTCTGTAAAGACCGCGCAGGCGCTGGGAGAAGGACTGTTTCGCCTGCTGTTTTTTGCTGTACCGGGCATGGTCATGGTCAGCCTGTTCTTGCCGCTAACCTTTCCGCCGACGGTCGAAGTATGGGGGATCTATGCGGTCAGCCTTCTGCTCGCTTTCATCATCAACACCGAGATTAACCTGCTGACCGGAGTGATCACCTTTTTCTTCTTCCGCAACGATGGCATGATGCGGGCAAAACGGGTGATTGTCGATCTTCTGTCCGGATTGATCCTGCCGATCAGTTTTTTCCCTGGCTGGGCGCAAGCCGTGATGAACTGGCTCCCGTTTCAGGCGATCAACTACTATCCCAGCATGATCTTCGCTGGAGCGGTCGGTCCGCAGCAGGCGGGAGAGGTGATTGCGCTGCAGGCGATCTGGACAGCCGTACTGCTGGTGCCGTTAGCTGTACTCTGGCGTCGGGCCAGACGCAACTTGGTCGTGCAAGGAGGGTGATCTCATGCTGCAGGTACTACGGTTATTTACCGACTATTTGAGCCAATACTTCAAGACACGACTTGCTTACCGTGCTGATTTTTTTGGCGAGCTGGTGTCCAACCTGATCTTTGAACTGATCAATCTGGTGTTTATCATTGTTGTGTTCCAACACGTCCCCTTGATGAAAGATTGGAGTCGTGATGAAATCATCTTTGTCTACGGCTACTTCTTGATCCCCTATGCGCTGTTCAGCATGTTTTTCAGCTTTTGGGATTTCAACGAACGCTACATCATTCGTGGAGAGATGGATCGCATTTTGACCCGCCCCGTCTACAACCTGGCTCAGGTTAGTCTGGAGTCGATCGCACCCGATCGGATCTTCGGCGTGATCAGTGGTTTGATTATCATGGGCTACGCCACCATTAAGCTGGAACTCTCATTTGCCTGGTATGATCTGTTTTTGTTCATCGGACTGGTCATCAGCAGTGTGCTGATCTATGCCGGCGTGTACACAGCGATCGCTGCAATCAGCTTTTTTTCCGACTCGCGGACCGGCATCTCGCCGATGATCTGGAATATCCAGAACTACGGCCGATACCCCGTGGACGTCTATAATGGGGTGATCCGCTTCATCCTCACCTGGATCTTGCCGTTTGCCTTCGTCGGGTTTTACCCGTCAGCCTATTTTCTGCGAAAAGAAGAATGGTACACCTATACCCTGTTGACACCGGTGATGGGCATCGCTTTCTTCGCGTTAGGTCTGTTCATCTGGAATTGGGGCATCAAGCGGTACCAGGGGGCAGGGTCGTAACACACGGGCAACGCATCGCAAGCGTTTTGTCTATTGCCAGCCGGGTCGGCAAGAGGATATAATAAACGAGTGAAAAACTTCACATTTCCTTCGGGGCAGGGTGAAATTCCCGACCGGCGGTGATCACTTCAGGTGTAAGCCCGCGAGCCTCCTGTCGCATGGCGGCGGAGTGCAGGATCTGGTGCGATTCCAGAGCCGACAGTACAGTCTGGATGGGAGAAGGATTTGGACAGTACGCTTGGCACGTGCTTGGTTCGACGTGCAGACGTATATTGGGTTGGGCTGTTTTCGGGAACAAGCCCTTTCTTTCCTATACGTTCGTATGCCAAATGGTCCGAAAAGCTCCGAAGAGTGATACTCTTCGGGCTTTTTTTGTGGTCTGGCTGTGACTGACAGACTAAAGATGCGATCCGCAGGCAGATCTTGTCTGCTGCTTGAACTGTTTCTCATTGCGTTGACCATGCCAAGTCGTGCCGCAAAGCTGTTGCCAATCCTCTACAGAAGGAAAGAACACAAAATGAGGAGATGGTACAGATGCACAAAACGGAAGTACGAACCATGCAGGAGGTGCAGACGCGAAAGCTGGTGCTGCTCGCTTTCTTGGGAGCGATTGCATTTGCGCTCTACTACCTGGAGTTTTCCATTCCATTGGTTCCCACCTTTCTCAAACTGGATGTCAGTACGCTGCCGGGATTGGTGGGCGGTCTGATGTTTGGTCCAGTGGCCGGGATGGTGGTTGAGCTCTTGAAGAACATCCTCCACTTTTTTTTCAAAAACTCTGACGGCCTGCTGATTGGTGAGATTGCCAATTTTCTGGCGGGAGCCAGCTTCATCGTTGCAACAGTAGCGATTCAGCGCCGCTACAAGACGGTAAAAGCATTTGTCGCCGGTCTTGTGCTGGGCACGCTGCTGATGACGCTGCTTATGGCCTTGGGCAACTACTATCTGCTGCTGCCGGCCTATGCGATGATGTATCAGATTTCGGTAGAGGATCTGCTGGCGATGTTCCAGATGGACAGCCTCTGGTCGTACATCGTCTACGCCATTGTTCCGTTTAATCTGATCAAAGGTCTTGTTTTATCGCTGATTGCTTATCCTATTTATCTCAAGCTGATCCCGCGTCTTCCGGCCAGTTGAGCAGCGGAAGAAAACAAGCGGGCAGGAGAAATGACGAGATATAACGAAAACCCAAGCAAAGCGAAGGCTGTTGAACCCGCGTCAACAGCCTTCGCTTCGTTCTGTGTGTTCCTTCTGTGACGTTGATCCATCATGAAACGGAGATACAAAAAGAACCATCCGCAGATGGTCTTTCTGTCATGATGTTTCGTTTGTTTGGTCCTCGTCCAACTCGTCCCACGCCTCTTCGTCATCGACCGGATTTGGTGGTGAGAGGGGAAACAAGATGTCGAGGTGTTTGTACTTGCGTCGTCCTTCTGCCGCTTTCAGGTCTTTGTATTTGCGGAAGATGGCGTTCAATTCGTCGATCAGCTGATTGCGTTCTTCCTTGGACATGTACAATTCTCCAACGTTAAAGGCAAACGTGTCGGAGTATTCCTTGCGCATATCGACGTCACTTTCCACAAAGCGGTTGATCGTTCTCAGCAGATCACGCTCCGTTGTGCGAATCGGAGAGAACATGATCTCACCAAGCTGCTGGGCATTTTCTTCAATCATGACCCGCAGGTTTACCTGGATTACTTTGGCCACCAGCTGGTAGTACTTCTCCACAATTGAGCCTTTCACCCGTGTATCTACCTGTTCCAGCAAACCGACACGCACCAGCTCTTTGACATGGTAGTGCAGCCGCGCCGCGTTTTCACCCAGTTCGGTCGCAATCTGCTTGGCTGTCCGTGGTTCCAGGTCTTCAAATAATTCTAAAATTTTTACCCGCTCGGGTATCGATAACGATTTGAGCGCCTCAGGGTCGTTCACATCGTAAAATTCCCTCATCTTTTTCACCGTCCAACTATCTCTCAAAATGTCAGTAAATAAAAAATTGTAAACACCATTTTATCATTTTACTTTGTCCTAGAGTAAACTGCAATGTGTTCAACCGACAAATATATGGCCAAGTCGTTGTACCCTTTGGAGTTGCTTCTGCTTTTTGCTAAAATAAGACAGAAGACCAATCAAAGAAGGAAGGGATCAAAACATGATCGAAGTGGGACAACCTGCTCCTGATTTTACGCTATCCGCGAGTAACGGTCAAACGATATCCTTAAACCAATACCGCGGTAAAAACGTCGTACTCTATTTTTATCCGAAAGACATGACGCCAGGCTGCACGACGGAAGCATGTGACTTTCGCGACTACCACCCCAAGTTTTCCGAATTGGGTACAGTCGTGCTTGGAATTAGTCCGGACGATGTCGCTTCCCATGACAAGTTTGCTGCCAAGTACGAACTGCCGTTTCCGCTGTTGGCTGATCCGGATCACCAGACTGCTGAAGCGTATGGGGTATGGGTGCTGAAAAAGATGTACGGAAAAGAGTATATGGGAATTCAGCGGAGCACTTTTATAATCGATAAAGACGGCCGGATTGCGTATGTATGGCCGAAAGTTAAAGTGGCTGGCCATGTACAGGAAGTGCTGCAGTATATCGAAGAACACCTGACGTAGCAGACAGGTGATCACTTGAAGGAGAAGGAGAACGCATGAAGATTCCGTTGCAGTATATGATTGAGACGTTTTTCACACTCGCCTCCATCCCCAGCCCTTCGGGTAATACCGATCATGCGATTGCTTGGGTGGAGGCGGAATTGCGGCAGTTGGGTGTCTCCTCTGTTCGCACCAATAAAGGAGCACTGCTGGCCACGATACCTGGTGCTGTCGATCAGCAGCGTCGCCTGCTTACGGCCCATGTGGATACACTAGGTGCGATGGTTAGAGAGATAAAGAAAAACGGTCGACTCAAACTATCGATGATCGGCGGGTTTCCCTGGAATGCAGTAGAGGGGGAGCACTGTCAGATCGAAACAGCGGATGGCCGTATCTACACGGGGACCATCCTCACAACCAAAGCGTCTGTCCATGTGTACAGCCGTGAAACACAAAAGATGGAGCGGACTGACGAGGTGATGGAAGTCCGCATCGACGAGAAGGTAACAAGTAAAGAAGATGTCCTTGCCTTGGGAATCAACGTAGGCGATTTCGTGTCCTTTGATCCGCGGGTCACGGTGACCGATAGTGGGTTTATCAAATCACGCCATCTGGATGATAAAGCAAGTGTAGCCATTTTGTTAGGCGTACTGAAGCAAATAAAGGAATCGGGACTGCAACTGCCGTATACCACCCATGTTTTGGTCAGCAATAATGAAGAGATTGGTTATGGCGGCAATGCCAGCATTCCGGAAAACACGGTAGAGTACGTGGCGGTTGACATGGGAGCGATAGGCGAAGGACAGACGACAGACGAACACTGTGTCTCCATCTGTGCCAAGGACTCAACCGGCCCCTATCATTATGGACTGCGGAAACATTTTGTCCAGCTTGCAGAGGAACTCGGCTTGCAGTATCGTGTCGATCTGTATCCGTTTTACGGTTCTGACGCCAGTGCGGCGCTGCGTGCCGGATATGACGTGGTGCACGGACTGATCGGGCCGGGAATCGACGCGTCGCATTCACATGAGCGGACACATCAAGAATCGTTCGAAAACACGGCCAAGCTGATCCTCGCTTACCTGCAGTCCCCCATCACGACTGTACAGGGAGGAACCTCGTGAGTACTAACAATCTATATGCCTGGACAGAGTATTACGATTTGACACAGCGTGGTATAAGCGGCGACCTGCCGTTTTATATGGAGTATGCCAGGAAGGCGGACGGGGAAGTGCTCGACCTGGCCTGCGGCACTGGACGGATCAGTATTCCACTGGCTGAAGCCGGCATTCCGGTCACAGGAATCGATCTGTCTGAGGAGATGCTGACCAGCGCCAGAGAAAAGGCGGAGCAAGCGGGTGTAGCGGGACGCATCCAGTTTTTGCAGGGAGACATGCGGGGCTTCGAGTTGAAGCGGACGTTTCCGCTGATTATGATCCCGTTCCGGTCGTTTCTGCATTTGCTGCACCTCAGGGAACAGATGAAGGCGCTATCCTGTATCCGCAAGCATCTGGCTCCCGGAGGGAAGCTGGTGCTGAACGTGTTTGTTCCCAAGATCAGTCACCTCTACGAGGAAGATGAAAAAATGTCACTCCGCGGTATGTATCCACTGGACAACGGAGAGCAAGTGGCCATGTGGGATTACACACGCTACGATCACTTTCAGCAGTTGGCTGAGGTGACCCGCACGTATGAGCGGATCGCTTCCGACGGCCGCCTGCTGGAAAAAGTGGTTGGCAGATTTACGCTTCGTTATATATTCCCGACAGAACTGCACCATCTGCTCCGTTTACACGGTCTAAAAGTGGTCGAACGGTTTGGATCATTTGACAAAACACCCTTTGATCAACATAGTTCCGAACTGATCATTGTGGCGCAGGCAGCATAGCGCATGTCGATTTCCGAGGAAATAACGGAAGGGAGCTGGAAGTGTGAAAATTTACACGAAATCTGGCGATAAAGGGGAAACGTCGCTGGTCTACGGCACGCGGGTGCCGAAGCACTCTCCTCGTGTGGAGGCTTATGGCACATGTGA contains these protein-coding regions:
- a CDS encoding class I SAM-dependent methyltransferase; translation: MSTNNLYAWTEYYDLTQRGISGDLPFYMEYARKADGEVLDLACGTGRISIPLAEAGIPVTGIDLSEEMLTSAREKAEQAGVAGRIQFLQGDMRGFELKRTFPLIMIPFRSFLHLLHLREQMKALSCIRKHLAPGGKLVLNVFVPKISHLYEEDEKMSLRGMYPLDNGEQVAMWDYTRYDHFQQLAEVTRTYERIASDGRLLEKVVGRFTLRYIFPTELHHLLRLHGLKVVERFGSFDKTPFDQHSSELIIVAQAA
- the bcp gene encoding thioredoxin-dependent thiol peroxidase, translated to MIEVGQPAPDFTLSASNGQTISLNQYRGKNVVLYFYPKDMTPGCTTEACDFRDYHPKFSELGTVVLGISPDDVASHDKFAAKYELPFPLLADPDHQTAEAYGVWVLKKMYGKEYMGIQRSTFIIDKDGRIAYVWPKVKVAGHVQEVLQYIEEHLT
- a CDS encoding ECF transporter S component; its protein translation is MHKTEVRTMQEVQTRKLVLLAFLGAIAFALYYLEFSIPLVPTFLKLDVSTLPGLVGGLMFGPVAGMVVELLKNILHFFFKNSDGLLIGEIANFLAGASFIVATVAIQRRYKTVKAFVAGLVLGTLLMTLLMALGNYYLLLPAYAMMYQISVEDLLAMFQMDSLWSYIVYAIVPFNLIKGLVLSLIAYPIYLKLIPRLPAS
- a CDS encoding M42 family metallopeptidase, whose protein sequence is MKIPLQYMIETFFTLASIPSPSGNTDHAIAWVEAELRQLGVSSVRTNKGALLATIPGAVDQQRRLLTAHVDTLGAMVREIKKNGRLKLSMIGGFPWNAVEGEHCQIETADGRIYTGTILTTKASVHVYSRETQKMERTDEVMEVRIDEKVTSKEDVLALGINVGDFVSFDPRVTVTDSGFIKSRHLDDKASVAILLGVLKQIKESGLQLPYTTHVLVSNNEEIGYGGNASIPENTVEYVAVDMGAIGEGQTTDEHCVSICAKDSTGPYHYGLRKHFVQLAEELGLQYRVDLYPFYGSDASAALRAGYDVVHGLIGPGIDASHSHERTHQESFENTAKLILAYLQSPITTVQGGTS
- a CDS encoding winged helix-turn-helix domain-containing protein, with the translated sequence MREFYDVNDPEALKSLSIPERVKILELFEDLEPRTAKQIATELGENAARLHYHVKELVRVGLLEQVDTRVKGSIVEKYYQLVAKVIQVNLRVMIEENAQQLGEIMFSPIRTTERDLLRTINRFVESDVDMRKEYSDTFAFNVGELYMSKEERNQLIDELNAIFRKYKDLKAAEGRRKYKHLDILFPLSPPNPVDDEEAWDELDEDQTNETS
- a CDS encoding ABC transporter permease produces the protein MLQVLRLFTDYLSQYFKTRLAYRADFFGELVSNLIFELINLVFIIVVFQHVPLMKDWSRDEIIFVYGYFLIPYALFSMFFSFWDFNERYIIRGEMDRILTRPVYNLAQVSLESIAPDRIFGVISGLIIMGYATIKLELSFAWYDLFLFIGLVISSVLIYAGVYTAIAAISFFSDSRTGISPMIWNIQNYGRYPVDVYNGVIRFILTWILPFAFVGFYPSAYFLRKEEWYTYTLLTPVMGIAFFALGLFIWNWGIKRYQGAGS
- a CDS encoding ABC transporter permease, translated to MLRLYAELIRIRFLTLLAYRVNYYSGIIIYGINIGAYYFLWNAIYSGQQTLAGMSVEQMTVYVSIAWMSRAFYFNNIDFEIAQDVREGKVAIEMIRPYRYLSVKTAQALGEGLFRLLFFAVPGMVMVSLFLPLTFPPTVEVWGIYAVSLLLAFIINTEINLLTGVITFFFFRNDGMMRAKRVIVDLLSGLILPISFFPGWAQAVMNWLPFQAINYYPSMIFAGAVGPQQAGEVIALQAIWTAVLLVPLAVLWRRARRNLVVQGG